In the Arachis ipaensis cultivar K30076 chromosome B04, Araip1.1, whole genome shotgun sequence genome, TAGGATTCTTCTTCTCCACCATCATACCACTCTCAAGCTCAACTATCTCTGATTGAATTATCCTCTCTTGTTCTTGCAACTTTTGTATGTACTCAATTGCATCctttattattgaagccttatcCATCTGCACCAACATACAATCATTTAAGTTCGAGTAAATGtcattattttaattcatgtcctCATTATTTGGtagcaatttaaaattttttaatggcTTTCTAATTGTCTAATTAATTGGCtaaatctatttttattattGGACTAAATAGTTTTTCACACATCAATAAATTATTGTTTACAGAAACAAATTACTTGAATTGTTTAGTTAGGAATTTTAGAATTGTAGAAAGATATTTGGTTTTTTGAACAAATAGtccaaaatcaaataagataatttttctttaattttaaataatcaatcatcttttttattttatgtaaaaTAACAATAATTATTGTATAACATTTTATAATAggtcaaaaatataaaatatggatcaacaataataaaattaagaTGATGACAATAACATTATTACATAAATAATCCTAACTACTACCGATACTGCAGCTGGTGTACCCATTCAATCaaatataaatagaataaaataaaaaaaagtgggCACACCAAATGTGCGGtacaaattaataataaaaaattagttaaaaatatatactaaaaattattaaaattcattatttttagtcattaattaattattaatatttaaaattgtaaaataaaatatattaaattattaaattaaaaacatatattaaaaaattaaattaataattNNNNNNNNNNNNNNNNNNNNNNNNNNNNNNNNNNNNNNNNNNNNNNNNNNNNNNNNNNNNNNNNNNNNNNNNNNNNNNNNNNNNNNNNNNNNNNNNNNNNNNNNNNNNNNNNNNNNNNNNNNNNNNNNNNNNNNNNNNNNNNNNNNNNNNNNNNNNNNNNNNNNNNNNNNNNNNNNNNNNNNNNNNNNNNNNNNNNNNNNNNNNNNNNNNNNNNNNNNNNNNNNNNNNNNNNNNNNNNNNNNNNNNNNNNNNNNNNNNNNNNNNNNNNNNNNNNNNNNNNNNNNNNNNNNNNNNNNNNNNNNNNNNNNNNNNNNNNNNNNNNNNNNNNNNNNNNNNNNNNNNNNNNNNNNNNNNNNNNNNNNNNNNNNNNNNNNNNNNNNNNNNNNNNNNNNNNNNNNNNNNNNNNNNNNNNNNNNNNNNNNNNNNNNNNNNNNNNNNNNNNNNNNNNNNNNNNNNNNNNNNNNNNNNNNNNNNNNNNNNNNNNNNNNNNNNNNNNNNNNNNNNNNNNNNNNNNNNNNNNNNNNNNNNNNNNNNNNNNNNNNNNNNNNNNNNNNNNNNNNNNNNNNNNNNNNNNNNNNNNNNNNNNNNNNNNNNNNNNNNNNNNNNNNNNNNNNNNNNNNNNNNNNNNNNNNNNNNNNNNNNNNNNNNNNNNNNNNNNNNNNNNNNNNNNNNNNNNNNNNNNNNNNNNNNNNNNNNNNNNNNNNNNNNNNNNNNNNNNNNNNNNNNNNNNNNNNNNNNNNNNNNNNNNNNNNNNNNNNNNNNNNNNNNNNNNNNNNNNNNNNNNNNNNNNNNNNNNNNNNNNNNNNNNNNNNNNNNNNNNNNNNNNNNNNNNNNNNNNNNNNNNNNNNNNNNNNNNNNNNNNNNNNNNNNNNNNNNNNNNNNNNNNNNNNNNNNNNNNNNNNNNNNNNNNNNNNNNNNNNNNNNNNNNNNNNNNNNNNNNNNNNNNNNNNNNNNNNNNNNNNNNNNNNNNNNNNNNNNNNNNNNNNNNNNNNNNNNNNNNNNNNNNNNNNNNNNNNNNNNNNNNNNNNNNNNNNNNNNNNNNNNNNNNNNNNNNNNNNNNNNNNNNNNNNNNNNNNNNNNNNNNNNNNNNNNNNNNNNNNNNNNNNNNNNNNNNNNNNNNNNNNNNNNNNNNNNNNNNNNNNNNNNNNNNNNNNNNNNNNNNNNNNNNNNNNNNNNNNNNNNNNNNNNNNATGatgttttagtattttttattaattaaattaattaattaattaacacgAAAAGAAGTGGTGCTTGTTTAATTACCTTGCTGATGTTGGGGACCACTGATCGAAGAGCAAAAAGCCTTTCATTGAGCTTCTTCCTTCTATTCCTCTCCGACACAATATTCTTCGACGCCGCCGACGAAGCGGCACCGTCCGGCGAGCTCGAATCGTAGTAGCCTGACAACGCCTCATCCAAACCCCAGCTGCCATGGCTAATTAATGTCAATTAATTAATCTTCAACTTAATTATCAATGAAGAAAACATGTATAGATAGGCGTTAATTAATTCAATTAAGTTGGAGAGGGAGAGAAATTGTGACTTACTTGTCGAGTTCTTGGGTTTGGAGGAACATGCTGGTCTCCCAATAACGATGGTACTCATCACCAATATTCTCCattagagagagaaagtgaaagaggaagaggaacaagaagaggaatcTTTAGACAGAGTAGTAAAGGGTTTCTACAATATACCAATCTTGTTTAatttgtgtctttttttttttggtgtgacTTATGATTTGTGAATTTGACTTGTGAGTTAGGAATATATAACAGGCATTAGGCAACTTATTATTCCATATATATAGAAAGAGGGATCAGGGGTTGATAAGTGGAGTAAGGGATGAAATTTAATCACGTGCTCCAAGATAAATTAATAGCATAGTCTATCTTGTCCGTATTATATATATTTCTTAGTCCTTTCGTTTTTTACGGTGATNNNNNNNNNNNNNNNNNNNNNNACTTAAGTtttaagagagagaagaaaatacTGAAACAGACAACATAAAGTAGATGGAGACCGTAATCTGATTAATAACTTtagattaaatatataaaataattgagCCATCAATTTCAATGACAAAAGAAATAGGATGATgatatttcaataaaaatatttcgtTGTCAAATAAATTAAGTTTATCATTCAGCATACATctgtcctttttttttctttggcaaAATATGATTTGTTGTGAAAGATGGTTTTTTAGCCAAATTATCTTGGCGCGGTTCTATCTATGTGGAAATCTGATGTTTGCTGCTTCCTAGAAAGATCCAAACCGTTAAAAGCATTGTGGTCTATAAGGCCGCGTAAATTTACATGATACATGGTTGGTAATGTTGGCTCCGATgactttcttgttctttccaaacTAAAAATTGAGGCCGAGTCGCTGAGATTCTTTTGTCTCCACTTAAGATGAGGACATCAGGTAGTACTATATATCCCAACAATGATTTCCTAAAGTATAGTATTAGTCCTATGCAACATGCAGATACGatatccttttattttaattcgtAAATTATGGGCCTTATTTATTTGTGGTGAACAGCCCAACCTCTCTTCTTTTCTAAGCTTTGCTTCCCCATTCCCAAAAATAAGCAATAGACAAGCTAGTTATTAGGATTGTTAGCAAGTAATCTGATTATCTGTTCAAAATTAATCTGATTTGATTATAATATTATATCGATTCTGTCCCCGATGAATAAATTCGATTACAATAGAATCAAATCAGATTAAACTCAATTTTAATTGATTTAGATATTGGTTATGGGTTGTAGAattcaatccaattcaattaCTGAATTAGATTTATATATAggaaatatttattaatttatatcaTATTATTTATCTGATTTacacaataaataaaaaatatataaatatctcATTTATTTACACTGTATATGAGATAAGTTAATTCTTTTAAACTATATTTCATGTGCAAATGAGATATGTTTGAATAAAAATTTGTGTATTCCTACTAAGGTTTAATTCTATTGTATTCTGCTAGGATACGGTTTAGTGTACTTTGCTAAGATTTAgtgttttttttaaaatttgtgtgaGAGTGCACTTTATACAGAGAGTGAATAAGGAATTTTGAAAGAGTGAGTGTAAGAGTGAATGTCATTGAGTCACtataagagagatagagagatCATCAGTAAAATTATGAATGCATCATAACAAAGTGTAAGCATATGAGCGACAGAAACCAAAGGAAAGTGGAGGAAGGGGAGAATTAGAGAAGGGGATAGGTGAATCAAAAACCAAATCCAGACCTATAAGCAGAGGAAGACAATAACATCGTGACCCTAGAAAAAAGGATATCAGATTAGGTTTGAAAAATTGCTCAAGGAGTTTGGTGGTGAGAATAATAACAGACAAAGAATTTACTATTGCAACCTAGAAACAACGTTCAGTACCATATAGAACCAATCAGAGGAATTACGAGTCAAATCTCATGGGGATAATATATTATTTCAAGTTTTCTTTGCAAAGGAGGCAGACGTTATAAGGGTGGAAAGGGGTTTTCCATGGTTATCCAAACAATTCATAATTCATCTGAAAAGATGGGATGCTGATATACGGATAGAAAAGGCAAACTACACGATAATTCCAATGTGGATACAATTATGaaacactttttttttctaaataaagaCGAGCCATATGTGGTGCTAAATGGCCAGGTGGCATTTAGCGTCCTTGGTGGGTTGAGAAATGCTTCCTTcatgggtgttaaatgcccacctggcgtttaacgccaatctcTGTAATCCGTCctaggcgttaaatgccaggttccCTGGCACCcttcctggcgctaaacgccctccCTGGCGTTTAGTGCCCAAACCCTTCGAAAGCTCTTTACTTTAAGATGTTCTGTTCTTCATTCTGAATTCTTCTATTCCTGTTCTAAACACTGTGCATGATcacaaactaaattaaactaagaaaaaactatgaaaaacaatgaaaaaaaataaaagaaactcaAACTGAAATAAAACCTAAAGGATACtcatagttgggttgcctcccaacaagcgcttctttaccgtcactagcttgacggtcaggtCCTCTAAGGAGGAGGGTTATAGGGGCTTAGGTTTTCACCCCTCactgtgaacttctttcctgtgctctcatgtatCAACTCAATATGTTCCAAAGACAGGCTCCTGCTTACTGTATGAGGTAGGATTGGACTTCTAGTGAATACTGCTTTCATTCCAGGAGAGAAATCTTCAGTgagaatcttcttgttcctccatcccttggtaccttcttcttgggACCTCCTCCTTCCTTGATGGGTGATGAATGCCCAACACTAAATTTAACTTTGATGTCAGGGGAATTGTATTGGTCCCCACCAAAGGAGAAGGCTTAAGCAATGAACTCTG is a window encoding:
- the LOC107639158 gene encoding transcription factor bHLH35 isoform X2, encoding MENIGDEYHRYWETSMFLQTQELDNWGLDEALSGYYDSSSPDGAASSAASKNIVSERNRRKKLNERLFALRSVVPNISKMDKASIIKDAIEYIQKLQEQERIIQSEIVELESGMMVEKKNPNSYEFEHQELPMLLRSKKKRTDELYDSLNSRNSPIHILELRVTYMGEKTIVISLTCNKRTDTMVKLCEIFESLKLKIITANITSLSSARLLKTVFSGR
- the LOC107639158 gene encoding transcription factor bHLH35 isoform X1; protein product: MENIGDEYHRYWETSMFLQTQELDNHGSWGLDEALSGYYDSSSPDGAASSAASKNIVSERNRRKKLNERLFALRSVVPNISKMDKASIIKDAIEYIQKLQEQERIIQSEIVELESGMMVEKKNPNSYEFEHQELPMLLRSKKKRTDELYDSLNSRNSPIHILELRVTYMGEKTIVISLTCNKRTDTMVKLCEIFESLKLKIITANITSLSSARLLKTVFSGR